In Paenibacillus guangzhouensis, a single window of DNA contains:
- a CDS encoding siderophore ABC transporter substrate-binding protein, with translation MKKTLVFLFTIILATALAACGTKNASEPASGNSTEAQQSEEMTIKHQLGETVVKKNPSKVVVFDFGTLDTLDKLGVEVTAVPQSNVPSYLEKYKDTKYVNAGGLKEPDFEKISEINPDLIIISGRQADAYEEFKKLGPTIYMGVDTTKYMESFKENAKTLGQIFGKEAEVDKELASIDEGIKALNEKVTANKKNSLIILANEGKISAYGPASRFGIIHDVFGYPAVDPSLDPKQTHGNSISYEYIAEKNPDVLFVVDRNKVVAANSQSSAQSAIENEIVKKTTAFKDGKIIYLNPDYWYLSGGGLISVAEMVKEIEASV, from the coding sequence ATGAAAAAAACATTAGTCTTCTTATTTACCATCATCCTAGCAACTGCTCTTGCAGCTTGCGGTACGAAGAATGCCTCTGAGCCAGCTAGCGGTAACAGCACAGAGGCGCAGCAGAGCGAAGAAATGACGATCAAACATCAACTTGGCGAGACGGTTGTGAAGAAGAATCCTTCCAAAGTTGTCGTATTCGATTTTGGCACATTAGACACATTGGATAAGTTAGGCGTAGAGGTGACGGCTGTCCCGCAGTCGAATGTTCCATCGTACCTTGAGAAATATAAAGATACGAAGTATGTGAACGCAGGCGGATTGAAAGAGCCGGATTTCGAGAAAATCTCGGAGATTAACCCGGACCTGATCATCATCTCAGGCCGTCAAGCCGATGCTTATGAGGAATTCAAGAAGCTAGGTCCGACAATTTACATGGGCGTGGATACAACGAAATATATGGAATCCTTCAAGGAAAATGCGAAAACGCTTGGACAAATCTTCGGTAAAGAGGCTGAAGTGGATAAAGAATTAGCGTCGATCGATGAGGGCATCAAAGCCCTGAATGAGAAAGTGACTGCGAACAAGAAGAATTCATTGATCATTCTTGCGAACGAAGGCAAGATCAGCGCCTACGGACCGGCATCCCGTTTTGGTATCATTCATGACGTATTTGGCTATCCCGCTGTAGATCCATCGCTTGATCCGAAGCAGACACACGGGAACAGCATTTCGTATGAGTATATTGCAGAGAAGAACCCGGATGTCCTCTTCGTCGTCGACCGTAATAAAGTCGTTGCTGCGAACAGCCAATCTTCTGCACAGAGCGCGATCGAGAACGAAATCGTGAAGAAGACGACGGCGTTTAAAGACGGCAAGATCATTTACTTGAATCCGGATTACTGGTATCTGTCCGGCGGCGGTCTTATTTCGGTGGCTGAGATGGTAAAAGAAATCGAAGCTTCGGTATAG
- a CDS encoding MFS transporter — protein MRILLKLLQAIFYSTNALLIPYMPLLLKSHGFSPLETGSLLALGPFIAIFAQPLAGMISDKIGAIRPILIVLWTFMGLSALLLFTTGVQSVAAVAVVALYVFFLPAVSLLDALMVKSAEQLNETYSSLRLWGSVGFMLTLIIVGGQFDAWGGVHALLWIFAPIWIGVLVIFLIMREPTAQSASGAGSETRLSRTMLRSALLNPSLFVFLGLIFLIAVPHRMNDTLLSLHMEHLGANASQISWAWAVAGASEVIGFYVMAKMIRGDRLKQLLGLTALLYAIRWGLYVFITEPWAIVALQITHMFTYVAIWAGSIEYISTALPKQIVATGQALLSMVFIGLGGLAGGSIGGAIQEHMGESAMYAMGVVCCAVAWLGFLVWNRRSTVEAKLQEA, from the coding sequence TTGAGAATATTACTAAAATTATTGCAAGCCATTTTCTATTCTACTAACGCATTATTAATCCCCTACATGCCGCTTCTGTTGAAGTCCCACGGATTTAGCCCCCTGGAGACGGGGAGTTTGCTGGCGCTAGGGCCCTTTATTGCGATATTTGCACAACCGCTCGCGGGCATGATCAGCGATAAGATCGGAGCGATCCGGCCAATTCTGATCGTGCTATGGACGTTTATGGGGCTTAGCGCGCTGCTCTTATTCACGACGGGAGTTCAATCCGTAGCTGCCGTGGCCGTCGTGGCACTATATGTGTTCTTCCTACCGGCTGTATCCTTGCTAGACGCCTTGATGGTGAAGAGCGCGGAACAGTTAAATGAAACCTACAGCTCCCTGCGATTATGGGGCTCGGTCGGCTTTATGCTGACATTGATCATTGTCGGCGGACAGTTCGATGCATGGGGCGGCGTACATGCGTTGCTATGGATTTTCGCACCGATCTGGATCGGGGTACTAGTTATCTTTCTGATCATGCGCGAGCCTACAGCACAATCGGCATCGGGGGCAGGTTCAGAGACCAGACTATCGCGTACGATGCTGCGCAGTGCGCTGCTGAACCCGTCTTTATTCGTCTTCTTGGGTCTTATTTTCTTGATTGCCGTTCCGCACCGGATGAATGATACGCTCTTATCTCTCCATATGGAGCATCTCGGAGCTAACGCAAGCCAGATTTCATGGGCTTGGGCGGTTGCGGGAGCGAGTGAAGTCATCGGATTCTATGTCATGGCGAAGATGATTCGCGGCGATCGCTTGAAGCAATTGCTTGGACTCACGGCGCTTTTATATGCGATTCGTTGGGGACTCTATGTGTTTATCACCGAACCCTGGGCAATTGTCGCTCTACAGATTACACATATGTTCACGTATGTTGCGATCTGGGCGGGTTCCATCGAATATATTTCCACCGCTTTGCCGAAGCAGATTGTAGCGACAGGACAGGCGCTGCTCAGTATGGTATTCATTGGTCTAGGGGGACTCGCCGGAGGTTCGATCGGCGGAGCGATCCAGGAGCATATGGGGGAATCCGCCATGTATGCGATGGGGGTTGTATGCTGTGCGGTGGCTTGGCTTGGGTTCCTGGTATGGAACCGCCGCAGTACAGTTGAAGCGAAGCTGCAGGAAGCGTAG
- a CDS encoding iron ABC transporter ATP-binding protein, which produces MVEVSNVSKSYGNKSVVDRVSVSIRKGQVTSFIGPNGAGKSTLLSIISRLIKKDSGEVKIEGKEISAYKSNELSKKISILKQSNHITLKLTIRELVAFGRFPYSQGRLTPEDWKFVDEAIDYMDLRDLQHHYLDQLSGGQTQRAYIAMVIAQNTEYILLDEPLNNLDMKHSVQIMKTLRRLVDELGKTVVIVIHDINFASCYSDYIVALKDGKVVQEGPTDEIIHTPVLKEIYDMEIPIQEVEGRKICVYFS; this is translated from the coding sequence GTGGTAGAAGTCAGTAATGTCTCCAAGTCATATGGTAACAAATCGGTGGTTGACCGGGTCTCGGTCTCCATTCGCAAAGGACAAGTGACCTCTTTTATTGGTCCGAATGGGGCTGGTAAAAGCACGCTCTTGTCGATCATCAGCCGTCTGATCAAGAAGGACAGCGGTGAAGTGAAGATCGAAGGCAAGGAGATCAGTGCTTATAAAAGCAATGAGCTTTCGAAGAAGATCTCCATTCTGAAGCAGTCTAATCATATTACGCTGAAGCTTACGATCCGCGAGCTTGTGGCATTTGGTCGCTTCCCCTATTCACAAGGGCGTTTGACGCCAGAGGATTGGAAGTTCGTCGATGAGGCGATTGATTATATGGATCTTCGCGATCTGCAGCATCATTACCTCGATCAACTCAGCGGCGGCCAGACGCAGCGTGCGTATATCGCTATGGTTATCGCGCAGAACACGGAGTATATCCTGCTCGACGAGCCGCTCAACAATCTGGATATGAAGCATTCGGTTCAGATTATGAAGACGCTGCGAAGACTCGTGGATGAGCTCGGGAAGACGGTGGTTATCGTTATCCATGACATCAATTTCGCTTCCTGCTATTCCGATTATATTGTGGCGTTGAAGGATGGGAAGGTTGTTCAAGAGGGTCCAACGGATGAGATTATCCATACGCCGGTTCTGAAGGAAATCTATGATATGGAGATTCCGATTCAGGAGGTGGAGGGCCGTAAAATCTGTGTTTACTTTTCATAA
- a CDS encoding DsbA family oxidoreductase — protein sequence MKVEIWSDYQCPFCYMGKRQFEAALKEFPQQDAIEVVYKSFELDPNAPLEPKETIDEMLASKYGMSIEQAKAMNADVAARAAEVGLTYVFDEMKPLNSFAVHRLTHFAATRGLQQQLTERLFAAYFTESKSLSDTETLLALAVDVGLDREEATAMLASDEFANEVRADEQEGSRLGVQGVPFFVFNRRYAVSGAQSQDVFKDVLQKAWDESGVNKN from the coding sequence ATGAAGGTAGAGATTTGGTCTGATTATCAATGTCCGTTTTGCTATATGGGTAAACGGCAATTTGAGGCAGCACTTAAGGAATTTCCACAGCAAGACGCCATTGAAGTTGTGTACAAAAGCTTTGAGCTAGATCCCAATGCTCCGCTAGAGCCGAAGGAAACGATTGATGAGATGCTCGCCTCAAAATACGGCATGTCCATTGAACAGGCAAAAGCGATGAATGCGGATGTAGCCGCCCGTGCTGCTGAAGTGGGATTAACATATGTATTCGATGAAATGAAGCCATTGAATTCGTTCGCGGTGCATCGCCTGACACATTTTGCTGCAACTCGCGGACTGCAGCAGCAATTGACTGAGAGGTTATTCGCTGCATATTTCACGGAATCGAAGTCGCTGAGTGATACGGAGACGTTATTAGCTCTAGCTGTAGACGTTGGATTAGATCGAGAAGAGGCTACAGCGATGCTGGCTAGCGATGAGTTCGCTAATGAAGTCCGCGCGGATGAACAAGAAGGAAGTCGTTTGGGCGTCCAAGGCGTACCGTTCTTTGTGTTCAACCGAAGATACGCTGTATCTGGTGCGCAATCGCAGGACGTCTTCAAAGATGTCCTTCAGAAAGCATGGGATGAATCGGGAGTGAATAAGAACTAG